In the Candidatus Binataceae bacterium genome, one interval contains:
- a CDS encoding Rieske 2Fe-2S domain-containing protein: MAVSHQIEASPIENRYARGWHCLGLASEYKDGKPHTLNAFGTRLVAFRGESGKVHILDSYCPHMGADLSHGEVRGDSVLCPFHNWSWGADGKCNNIPYSKRIPPKARVKSWPTSEQNNLLFVWNDPEGTAPTPELDIPHLVACDSEEWTDWVIEKWTINTNCRELIDNVSDMAHFPVVHGAPVDYFANIFQGHKATQIMIGSGSPGSQGSLATCATYFGPAYQITEMKGEVGGFPVDSILLNCHVPITLRSFDLRFGMMVRKIKGMPEDAAKQMADAYIKGIQQGFYQDVAIWDNKVRIDNPLLCEGDGPIYQLRDWYKQFYTDAAAVPEELRKRQVVEMNINLKESPNLRHVFED, encoded by the coding sequence ATGGCGGTTTCACATCAAATCGAAGCATCGCCGATCGAAAATCGCTACGCGCGCGGATGGCATTGCCTGGGCCTCGCGAGCGAATACAAAGACGGCAAGCCGCACACGCTCAACGCATTCGGCACGCGCCTCGTCGCGTTCCGGGGCGAGAGCGGCAAGGTGCACATCCTCGACAGCTACTGCCCGCACATGGGCGCCGATCTCAGCCATGGCGAGGTGCGCGGCGACAGCGTGCTGTGTCCGTTCCACAACTGGAGCTGGGGCGCCGACGGTAAGTGCAACAATATCCCGTACAGCAAGCGCATCCCGCCCAAGGCGCGGGTCAAATCGTGGCCGACATCTGAGCAAAATAACCTACTCTTTGTATGGAACGATCCCGAGGGCACGGCGCCGACGCCTGAGCTCGACATCCCTCATCTCGTGGCGTGCGATTCGGAGGAGTGGACCGACTGGGTGATCGAGAAGTGGACGATCAACACCAACTGCCGCGAGCTTATCGACAACGTTTCGGACATGGCGCACTTCCCGGTCGTGCATGGCGCGCCGGTCGATTACTTCGCCAACATTTTCCAGGGTCACAAAGCGACGCAGATCATGATCGGCAGCGGCTCGCCGGGCAGCCAGGGCAGCCTCGCCACCTGCGCGACGTATTTCGGCCCCGCGTATCAGATCACCGAGATGAAGGGCGAGGTGGGCGGGTTCCCGGTCGATTCGATCCTGCTCAACTGCCACGTGCCGATCACGCTGCGCTCGTTCGACCTGCGCTTCGGGATGATGGTGCGCAAGATCAAGGGAATGCCCGAGGACGCCGCGAAGCAGATGGCTGACGCGTACATCAAGGGCATCCAGCAGGGCTTCTACCAGGATGTCGCGATCTGGGATAACAAGGTGCGCATCGATAATCCTCTTCTGTGCGAGGGCGATGGGCCGATCTACCAGCTTCGCGACTGGTACAAGCAGTTCTACACCGACGCGGCTGCGGTGCCCGAGGAGCTGCGCAAGCGCCAGGTCGTCGAGATGAACATCAATCTCAAGGAATCGCCGAACCTGCGGCACGTATTCGAGGACTGA
- a CDS encoding GFA family protein has protein sequence MAITGGCACGAVRYECAADPMMAANCYCTDCRHSTGTAMASVMLVPKAALKITGTLKQYAVKGDSGAEVSRGFCPNCGSPILSLIGAMPEFVALKAGSLDDQSQFKPMVQVYMQSAPHWAPVRDDLPKFDKQPG, from the coding sequence ATGGCGATTACCGGAGGCTGCGCCTGCGGCGCGGTCCGTTACGAATGCGCGGCCGATCCGATGATGGCGGCAAACTGCTACTGCACCGATTGCCGGCATTCGACCGGCACCGCGATGGCATCGGTGATGCTCGTGCCGAAGGCCGCGCTCAAAATCACCGGCACGCTCAAGCAATACGCAGTTAAGGGCGACAGCGGCGCCGAAGTGAGCCGCGGCTTCTGCCCCAATTGCGGCTCGCCGATCCTGTCGCTCATCGGCGCGATGCCCGAGTTCGTCGCGCTCAAGGCCGGCAGTCTCGACGATCAGTCGCAGTTCAAGCCGATGGTGCAGGTGTACATGCAAAGCGCGCCGCACTGGGCGCCGGTGCGAGACGATCTGCCGAAGTTCGACAAGCAGCCCGGCTGA
- a CDS encoding amidohydrolase family protein: MEQAELLVDEKNRYRLETPGHDGWQRTARPGDPNRYLMISADCHANEPGSLWKQRLDAKYRDRLPHVETDANGEKWFVAEGLGRSRVRARMIADVPRENSEDRLRGNAGADPEQRIKDQLRDGIDAEIIFPNKGLMMFATKDPGFGMAQCKVWNDFAWEMYGKYNDFMSPAAAIMTADVELAIEEIKRVAKMGFRFLTLPCKPIFGGHDSRDTNYNLHDYDPMWAAIVECNLPITFHVSTGRDPRVARKEGGAVINYVSHSLSPTIEPVASLCGSGVIERFPTLRFAAIESGIGWVAWALDAMDEAYRKHHLWAYPRLKQLPSEYFRSNGAASFQEDRAGLELAEKWNLVDNFMWANDYPHAEGTWPHSAEAIERQMGHLSDDSRAKILGLNAARMFNFDVDLLLKRRESASV; this comes from the coding sequence ATGGAACAGGCCGAACTCCTCGTTGATGAAAAAAATCGCTACCGCCTCGAGACTCCGGGCCATGACGGATGGCAGCGCACGGCGCGCCCCGGCGATCCCAATAGGTACCTGATGATCTCCGCCGACTGCCACGCCAACGAGCCCGGCAGCCTCTGGAAGCAGCGCCTCGACGCGAAGTATCGCGACAGGCTGCCGCACGTCGAGACCGACGCCAACGGCGAGAAATGGTTCGTCGCCGAAGGCCTCGGGCGCTCGCGGGTGCGCGCGCGCATGATCGCCGACGTGCCGCGCGAGAACAGCGAAGATCGCTTGCGCGGCAACGCCGGCGCCGATCCCGAGCAACGCATCAAGGATCAGCTCCGCGACGGTATCGACGCCGAGATCATCTTCCCCAACAAGGGGCTGATGATGTTCGCGACCAAGGATCCCGGCTTCGGCATGGCGCAGTGCAAGGTCTGGAACGATTTCGCGTGGGAGATGTACGGCAAATATAACGATTTCATGTCGCCCGCTGCCGCGATCATGACAGCCGACGTCGAGCTCGCGATCGAAGAAATCAAGCGCGTCGCGAAGATGGGTTTCCGCTTCCTCACCCTGCCCTGCAAGCCGATTTTCGGCGGCCACGATTCACGCGACACGAACTACAACCTCCACGATTACGATCCGATGTGGGCGGCGATCGTCGAATGCAATCTGCCGATTACGTTTCACGTCTCGACCGGGCGCGACCCGCGCGTCGCGCGCAAGGAAGGCGGCGCCGTCATCAACTACGTCTCGCATTCGCTCTCGCCGACGATCGAGCCGGTCGCGAGCCTGTGCGGCTCGGGCGTTATCGAGCGTTTTCCGACGCTGCGCTTCGCCGCGATCGAAAGCGGAATCGGATGGGTCGCGTGGGCGCTGGATGCGATGGACGAGGCCTATCGCAAGCATCACCTGTGGGCTTATCCGCGGCTGAAGCAACTGCCAAGCGAATATTTCCGCAGCAACGGCGCGGCGAGCTTCCAGGAAGATCGCGCCGGACTCGAGCTCGCCGAAAAATGGAACCTGGTCGATAATTTCATGTGGGCCAACGACTATCCGCATGCCGAAGGCACCTGGCCGCATTCCGCCGAAGCGATCGAGCGCCAGATGGGCCATCTTAGCGACGATTCGCGCGCGAAGATCCTCGGCCTCAATGCCGCCAGGATGTTCAACTTCGATGTTGACTTGTTGTTGAAGCGGCGCGAAAGCGCGAGCGTCTGA
- a CDS encoding LLM class flavin-dependent oxidoreductase, translating to MIEIGIFHNGASDLPVLRTKSGVAINDGNLAEVHEASQRCLVSQVRQGILADKLGFNYFFMTEHHFQPEGAEFSPNPLLAETAIAARTNQIRLGQAANIVTWWHPIRIAEQAAMLDVLSGGRLEFGIGRGYQPREAEVFGWPFATIQDQERNRAYYQEAYEIIIKAWTQPSFSHRGQFFTIPPVFTRWNHQQTIAYFESGKAGRKLEEVLNIGAPDPYGGANPVMQSATTLKELQVFPQPLQRPHPQMWEPLTTERSIKWAAERGLNGYFIVEPNTRLKKNIDIFYNESEKAGWPDRLGRGRLKYGWDAEKRRGVLTGRYIHMLLPGKNRERELKRYSDALEVQWDYYGPFGFAAVLADANEAKLDPAAKVSPELLLKKEVALFGSPSDVAAQIMRIKESCGYEDFAFNAWFEKGGLDSREIEDQMQYFAEEVTPLLARACGGQVKNPALGLDFES from the coding sequence ATGATCGAAATCGGAATTTTTCACAACGGCGCCAGCGATCTGCCCGTGCTGCGCACGAAGAGCGGCGTGGCGATCAACGACGGCAATCTCGCCGAAGTTCACGAAGCGAGCCAGCGATGCCTTGTCTCCCAGGTGCGGCAGGGAATCCTCGCCGACAAGCTCGGCTTCAACTATTTCTTCATGACCGAGCATCACTTCCAGCCCGAAGGCGCCGAGTTCAGCCCGAATCCGCTCCTTGCCGAGACGGCGATCGCGGCGCGCACCAACCAGATCAGGCTCGGCCAGGCCGCTAACATCGTGACTTGGTGGCACCCGATTCGAATCGCCGAGCAGGCTGCAATGCTCGACGTGCTGAGCGGCGGGCGGCTCGAATTCGGAATCGGGCGCGGCTACCAGCCGCGCGAGGCCGAGGTCTTCGGCTGGCCGTTCGCGACCATCCAGGACCAGGAGCGCAATCGCGCCTACTACCAGGAGGCCTACGAGATCATCATCAAGGCCTGGACGCAGCCCTCGTTCTCGCATCGTGGGCAATTCTTCACCATCCCGCCGGTCTTCACGCGCTGGAACCATCAACAAACGATCGCCTACTTCGAGTCGGGCAAGGCCGGCCGCAAGCTCGAAGAGGTGCTCAACATCGGCGCACCTGATCCCTACGGCGGCGCCAACCCCGTGATGCAGAGCGCGACCACGCTCAAGGAGCTCCAGGTGTTCCCGCAGCCGCTCCAGCGGCCGCATCCGCAAATGTGGGAGCCGCTTACGACCGAGAGATCAATCAAATGGGCGGCGGAGCGCGGCCTCAACGGCTACTTCATCGTCGAGCCCAACACGCGCCTCAAGAAGAACATCGACATTTTCTACAACGAGTCCGAAAAAGCTGGATGGCCGGATCGGCTGGGACGCGGGCGCCTCAAATACGGATGGGACGCGGAAAAGCGGCGCGGTGTGTTAACTGGCCGTTATATCCACATGCTGCTGCCCGGCAAGAATCGTGAGCGTGAGCTCAAGCGCTACAGCGACGCGCTCGAGGTGCAATGGGATTACTACGGGCCGTTCGGTTTCGCCGCGGTGCTGGCCGATGCGAACGAGGCCAAGCTCGACCCCGCGGCAAAAGTGTCGCCCGAGCTGCTGCTGAAAAAGGAAGTCGCGCTGTTCGGCAGTCCGAGCGACGTCGCCGCCCAGATCATGCGTATCAAGGAGAGCTGCGGCTACGAGGATTTCGCCTTCAACGCGTGGTTCGAGAAGGGCGGCCTCGATTCCAGGGAAATCGAAGACCAGATGCAGTACTTCGCCGAAGAAGTGACGCCGCTCCTCGCCAGAGCATGCGGCGGCCAGGTGAAGAATCCCGCGCTGGGCCTCGACTTCGAGAGCTGA
- a CDS encoding LLM class F420-dependent oxidoreductase: MKIGLIFVNAGPFSEPEPFRTLATHAEATGFESLWSVEHVVIPDGFKSPYPYTASGKLSVTDDVALPDPLMHLAFAASITTKIKFGTAVMILPQRSPLYVAKELASLDRLSNGRMLLGIGSGWLAEEFEALQLDWKKRGLMTDEAIQSIHALWRDNPSSFHGKYFNFGPVRSLPKPVNPRGVPILVGGHSPAAVRRAARFGDGFFPAVGELKGLSWEIDAAAMERLRALLDDLKTECNKIGRNSAELEISCIGPADLDTLKKLRDLGVARVTIGPPAFTSDELKRGLDKISNDIIAKL, translated from the coding sequence GTGAAAATCGGATTGATATTCGTTAACGCCGGGCCCTTCAGCGAGCCCGAGCCCTTCCGCACCCTCGCAACCCACGCCGAAGCGACGGGATTCGAATCGCTCTGGAGCGTCGAGCATGTCGTCATCCCCGACGGCTTCAAGAGCCCCTATCCATACACCGCGAGCGGCAAGCTTTCAGTTACGGACGATGTTGCGCTACCCGATCCGCTGATGCATCTGGCGTTCGCCGCCTCGATCACTACGAAGATTAAATTCGGCACCGCGGTGATGATCCTGCCGCAGCGCAGCCCGCTCTACGTCGCGAAGGAACTCGCGAGTCTCGATCGCCTGTCGAACGGCCGCATGCTGCTCGGTATCGGCAGCGGATGGCTGGCCGAGGAATTCGAAGCGCTGCAACTCGATTGGAAGAAGCGCGGCCTCATGACCGACGAAGCGATCCAATCGATACACGCGCTGTGGCGCGACAACCCATCGAGCTTCCACGGCAAGTATTTCAACTTCGGTCCCGTGCGCAGTCTGCCCAAGCCCGTTAATCCGCGCGGTGTGCCGATTCTCGTCGGCGGTCATTCTCCGGCCGCGGTGCGGCGCGCGGCGCGCTTCGGCGACGGCTTCTTCCCGGCGGTCGGCGAGCTGAAAGGCCTGTCGTGGGAAATCGATGCGGCCGCGATGGAACGGCTGCGCGCACTGCTCGACGATCTCAAAACTGAATGCAATAAGATCGGGCGCAATTCGGCGGAGCTGGAGATTTCCTGTATCGGCCCTGCCGACCTCGATACCTTGAAGAAGCTGCGCGACCTCGGCGTAGCGCGCGTCACGATCGGTCCGCCGGCATTCACCTCCGATGAGCTCAAGCGCGGTCTCGACAAGATCAGCAACGACATCATCGCGAAACTCTGA
- a CDS encoding pyridoxamine 5'-phosphate oxidase family protein, with amino-acid sequence MKRRDQIKMTPLELEAFLRDERKIALATIGKDGYPHVVAMNYLWRDGAILMTSYGKAQKVINIKRNPKVAVMAESGRNYAQLRGVMIRGECEIAEDTPTVEAAMRAIRSHASGESNAQIGPLTTAPKRVVLKVIPKKITSWDHNKLGGVY; translated from the coding sequence ATGAAGCGCCGCGATCAAATCAAGATGACGCCCTTGGAGCTTGAGGCGTTCCTGCGCGATGAAAGAAAGATCGCGCTCGCGACGATCGGCAAGGACGGCTATCCCCACGTCGTCGCGATGAACTACCTGTGGCGCGACGGCGCGATCCTGATGACCTCCTACGGCAAGGCGCAGAAGGTCATCAACATCAAGCGCAATCCGAAGGTCGCAGTGATGGCGGAATCAGGCCGCAACTACGCGCAACTGCGCGGCGTGATGATCCGCGGCGAATGCGAAATCGCCGAGGACACGCCAACCGTCGAAGCCGCGATGCGCGCAATCCGCAGCCACGCCTCCGGCGAATCCAACGCCCAAATCGGCCCCCTGACGACAGCACCCAAGCGCGTGGTCCTCAAAGTAATCCCAAAAAAGATCACAAGCTGGGACCACAACAAACTCGGCGGCGTTTACTGA
- a CDS encoding GFA family protein, producing MIKGSCLCGGVRFEIAKAPGPFELCHCSRCRKLSGSAFTAGLGVLSADFRLLEGRELIAVYEAPILREPPPYRSAFCSRCGSQVPNPQPGQEWFEIPAGLLDDDPGTKPDKHIFVEFNAPWFAIADDLPQFDMPRLRELRARQPKRR from the coding sequence ATGATCAAAGGAAGTTGCCTGTGCGGCGGCGTGCGATTTGAGATCGCGAAAGCGCCTGGGCCGTTTGAGCTTTGTCATTGCAGCCGATGCCGCAAGCTGTCTGGCTCGGCGTTCACTGCCGGTCTAGGCGTATTGAGCGCAGACTTCCGGCTGCTCGAAGGCCGGGAGTTGATTGCGGTCTACGAGGCGCCGATTCTTCGTGAGCCGCCGCCCTATCGCTCCGCGTTTTGCTCGCGATGCGGCTCGCAGGTGCCGAATCCGCAGCCGGGCCAGGAATGGTTTGAAATTCCGGCTGGTCTGCTCGACGACGACCCCGGAACCAAACCCGACAAGCACATCTTCGTCGAGTTCAATGCGCCGTGGTTTGCGATCGCGGACGATCTCCCGCAATTCGACATGCCGCGCCTGCGAGAACTGCGCGCGCGGCAGCCGAAGCGCCGTTAA
- a CDS encoding carboxymuconolactone decarboxylase family protein has translation MANSEDYQKGAARMKELFGVEPRPGMMEEDFQKLTVEYLFGKIWTRPGLELRERSMITITTLTVLARNPELKTHLRGALNAGISREKITEIMIHLAHYAGWPIAVNGMRVVRELFDELDGKTKQG, from the coding sequence ATGGCGAATTCGGAGGACTATCAGAAGGGCGCGGCGCGGATGAAGGAGCTGTTCGGCGTCGAGCCGCGGCCCGGCATGATGGAAGAGGATTTTCAGAAGCTCACGGTCGAGTACCTCTTCGGAAAAATCTGGACGCGGCCAGGGCTGGAGCTGCGTGAGCGCTCGATGATCACGATCACGACGCTGACCGTGCTGGCGCGCAATCCCGAGCTGAAGACGCATCTGCGCGGCGCGCTCAACGCGGGCATCAGCCGCGAGAAAATCACCGAGATCATGATTCATCTCGCGCACTACGCGGGATGGCCGATCGCGGTGAACGGCATGCGCGTAGTGCGCGAGCTGTTCGACGAGCTCGACGGCAAGACGAAGCAGGGTTAA
- a CDS encoding acyl-CoA dehydrogenase, translating to MVDFELTPTDEKLLDSAHQQALIARGYADYYDKHEDELPPREFPEAAKFPDVVTLAAEVPHSSGPRILHALVMSEVEYGGMGLRRSKWGLGNTVLETVATPEQIEKWKNYTIAIAITEPGAGSDPANIRTTATFDRETGEWVLNGEKIFISQAASADAAMVFARFVAPDGSRGMTTFLVERGTPGFTVGPQLKKLGIRSHDTCNLLFENCRIPEFNHIKGDFKSTMSVFNDSRPMVAATALGVARAALDFTREKLTERGINLDYRAGSRSRSAIVDKFIRLEAAHEAAMLTVMRSKWLEQQNHPPKVEASIAKAAGGKAARRITQGCIEILGPEAVAECYPLDRCFRDGRIFDIYEGAGEIQRLIIARVILGYTNRDLR from the coding sequence ATGGTTGATTTTGAACTGACTCCCACCGACGAGAAGCTTCTCGATTCCGCCCATCAGCAGGCGCTGATCGCGCGCGGCTACGCCGACTATTACGACAAGCATGAGGATGAGCTGCCGCCAAGAGAGTTTCCCGAGGCGGCAAAATTTCCCGATGTGGTCACGCTCGCGGCCGAAGTGCCGCACAGCAGCGGCCCGCGTATTCTCCACGCGCTCGTAATGTCGGAGGTCGAGTACGGCGGCATGGGGCTGCGCCGCAGCAAGTGGGGCCTCGGCAACACTGTGCTCGAAACAGTCGCGACGCCTGAGCAGATCGAGAAATGGAAGAACTACACGATCGCGATTGCGATCACGGAGCCGGGCGCGGGCTCGGATCCTGCTAACATCCGGACAACTGCGACGTTCGATCGCGAAACCGGCGAATGGGTTCTCAACGGCGAAAAGATTTTCATCTCGCAGGCCGCGTCAGCCGATGCTGCGATGGTCTTCGCGCGCTTCGTTGCGCCTGACGGCAGCCGCGGCATGACGACCTTCCTGGTCGAGCGCGGCACTCCGGGCTTCACCGTCGGTCCGCAGCTCAAGAAGCTCGGCATCCGCTCGCACGACACCTGCAACCTGCTGTTCGAGAATTGCCGGATTCCGGAATTCAACCATATCAAGGGTGACTTCAAGTCAACGATGTCGGTGTTCAACGACTCGCGCCCGATGGTGGCGGCGACGGCGCTCGGCGTGGCGCGCGCGGCGCTGGACTTCACGCGCGAAAAACTCACCGAGCGCGGAATCAACCTCGACTATCGCGCTGGCTCCAGGAGCCGGTCCGCCATAGTCGACAAATTCATCCGGCTCGAGGCGGCGCACGAAGCCGCAATGCTCACCGTGATGCGCTCGAAGTGGCTCGAACAGCAGAACCATCCGCCGAAAGTCGAAGCCTCGATCGCCAAAGCGGCAGGCGGCAAAGCCGCGCGGCGTATCACGCAAGGATGTATCGAGATTCTGGGCCCCGAGGCGGTGGCAGAATGCTATCCGCTCGATCGATGCTTCCGCGACGGACGCATCTTCGACATCTACGAGGGTGCCGGCGAGATTCAACGCCTCATCATCGCGCGCGTGATCCTCGGCTACACGAATCGCGACCTGCGCTGA
- a CDS encoding acyl-CoA dehydrogenase family protein: protein MISFELTEEQKLAQSMLQDLAAKALRPAARVADESEAISPRTLAELWATGVIQARADEDAPARTCVTNAIALEELAFADASFAIAAAAPLGFLSAIAAHGSAAQKKKLLPLFADDDYRSASVAIAEPDFAFDVSAIRTSAVKTRNGYRLNGVKGPVPLAEKSSHFLVIANLDDKREAFIVDRNIAGVIIERKRGIGLRALQMANVSFKDVELAGDALLGEAAGCDVQQIVDSARVALAAIMSGTSRAVMEFAIPYTKERVVHGAALAQKQVIAFRLADMRIETDAMRWMVWKAASILEKGKVATREAQLAYTYAVEQAMWIADEGVQMLGGHGYLRDNPVEMWYRDIRTLSVLEGAVGV, encoded by the coding sequence TTGATCTCATTTGAACTCACCGAGGAACAGAAGCTCGCGCAATCGATGCTCCAGGATCTCGCGGCCAAAGCTTTGCGGCCCGCGGCACGCGTGGCCGATGAGAGCGAGGCGATTTCGCCGCGCACGCTCGCCGAGCTGTGGGCGACCGGTGTCATCCAGGCGCGTGCCGATGAGGATGCGCCCGCGCGCACCTGCGTGACCAACGCGATCGCGCTTGAGGAACTTGCCTTTGCCGATGCGTCATTCGCGATTGCGGCTGCCGCGCCGCTGGGTTTTCTGAGCGCGATTGCGGCACACGGCAGCGCGGCGCAAAAGAAAAAGCTCCTGCCGCTTTTCGCTGACGACGACTATCGAAGCGCAAGCGTGGCAATCGCCGAACCCGACTTCGCTTTCGATGTATCCGCAATCCGTACGAGCGCGGTGAAAACGCGCAACGGTTACCGTCTGAACGGCGTCAAAGGTCCGGTTCCGCTCGCGGAGAAGAGCAGCCACTTTCTCGTGATCGCGAATTTAGATGACAAGCGCGAAGCCTTCATCGTCGATCGCAACATCGCCGGCGTCATCATCGAGAGGAAGCGCGGCATCGGACTGCGGGCGCTCCAGATGGCGAATGTGAGTTTCAAAGACGTCGAGCTGGCTGGCGACGCACTCCTTGGCGAGGCTGCGGGATGCGATGTGCAGCAAATCGTCGATTCGGCGCGCGTGGCGCTCGCCGCGATCATGAGCGGCACCAGCCGCGCGGTCATGGAGTTCGCAATTCCCTACACAAAGGAGCGCGTGGTGCACGGCGCGGCGCTCGCGCAGAAGCAGGTGATCGCGTTTCGACTGGCCGACATGCGGATCGAAACCGACGCGATGCGCTGGATGGTATGGAAGGCGGCCTCGATTCTCGAAAAGGGCAAGGTCGCCACCCGCGAGGCGCAACTCGCCTATACCTACGCCGTCGAGCAGGCGATGTGGATCGCGGACGAAGGCGTCCAGATGCTCGGCGGCCACGGCTACCTGCGCGATAACCCGGTCGAGATGTGGTACCGCGACATCCGCACTTTGTCGGTGCTTGAAGGCGCCGTTGGCGTTTGA
- a CDS encoding GntR family transcriptional regulator, with protein sequence MKSKAEIVEGAEAAARSRERVIDRAGRTAEFRRIKSPRAFEEIAEQIRKELAARRLRAGDRLPPERALAEQFGVSRNTLREALRSLENAGLLRLQKGATGGAFIRESSGDAIIMGLRDMFHLGAVTPEHLTEARVLVESIAVRVACERATADDIAALNENVAAAERAARDKIAFFDQARIHLDFHRILARATKNPVMVIVMEALVDVMQHFIVAIGQQRNIWVLPSRRRFMKHFAAGDVDAAVTEMELHLERLNRYYLSLLKEQHRDAAAE encoded by the coding sequence ATGAAAAGCAAGGCCGAGATCGTGGAAGGGGCGGAGGCGGCTGCCAGATCACGTGAACGCGTGATCGATCGCGCCGGGCGCACGGCGGAATTCAGGCGCATCAAGAGTCCGCGCGCGTTTGAGGAGATCGCCGAGCAAATCCGCAAGGAACTCGCGGCGCGCCGGCTGCGCGCGGGCGATCGTTTGCCACCCGAACGCGCTCTCGCCGAGCAGTTTGGCGTCTCCCGCAACACGCTGCGCGAGGCACTGCGCTCGCTCGAGAACGCGGGCCTGCTGCGTCTGCAAAAGGGCGCGACCGGAGGAGCCTTCATCCGCGAAAGCAGCGGCGACGCGATCATCATGGGTCTGCGCGACATGTTCCATCTCGGCGCAGTCACGCCCGAGCATCTCACCGAAGCGCGCGTATTGGTCGAGTCGATCGCGGTCAGGGTGGCATGCGAACGAGCCACGGCCGATGACATCGCAGCGCTCAATGAAAACGTCGCGGCTGCCGAACGCGCCGCGCGCGACAAGATCGCATTTTTCGATCAGGCGCGGATCCATCTCGACTTTCATCGCATCCTCGCGCGCGCAACGAAGAACCCCGTGATGGTCATCGTGATGGAGGCGTTGGTCGATGTGATGCAGCACTTCATCGTCGCGATCGGCCAGCAGCGCAATATCTGGGTGCTACCGTCGCGGCGCCGCTTCATGAAGCATTTCGCCGCTGGCGATGTAGACGCGGCAGTGACCGAGATGGAACTGCACCTGGAACGCCTCAACCGCTACTACCTGTCGCTTTTGAAGGAACAGCATCGTGACGCAGCGGCCGAGTGA
- a CDS encoding CoA transferase, with protein sequence MTQRPSEEILGGVRVLDFTTIVSGPHCTRLLADLGAEVIKIEPPEGDFIRVQPPIRDSKSAYFASLNCGKKSLALDLKTPEAIEIIHGLATTADVIVENSRPGVMDRLGLGYAALSKLNPRLVYCSISGFGQTGPWAKRSAYAPMLHAASGYDLVNLSYQNGLERPLNTGIYVGDVLGGTYAFGAIQSALLKRERSGSGDYIDLAMMDGLLGMLIYEYQEAQFPPRPRVTTFQPTRAKDGYVMIASVKPNNFDSLARAVGHPEWLSDPRFNSLRSRSENWSTLMALIDEWASTRTVAECEEIITRGGVPCSRYYTVREAINQPHLEERGSYEIVNDGAGALRIPNPPFKFSNAASRARDYVPALGGDNDEILSRVLGYSDAQIAALYGSRVLHRATDAD encoded by the coding sequence GTGACGCAGCGGCCGAGTGAAGAAATCCTTGGCGGCGTGAGGGTTCTCGACTTCACGACGATCGTGTCGGGGCCGCATTGCACGCGCCTGCTCGCCGATCTCGGTGCCGAGGTGATCAAGATCGAACCGCCGGAAGGCGACTTCATTCGCGTTCAGCCTCCTATCCGCGATAGCAAGAGCGCGTACTTCGCCAGCCTGAATTGCGGCAAGAAGAGCCTGGCGCTCGATCTCAAGACGCCGGAAGCGATCGAAATCATTCACGGGCTTGCGACAACTGCCGACGTGATAGTCGAGAATTCGCGGCCGGGGGTCATGGATCGTCTCGGCCTTGGATATGCGGCGCTATCGAAGTTAAATCCGCGTCTCGTGTATTGCTCAATTTCGGGATTCGGCCAGACCGGTCCGTGGGCGAAGCGGAGCGCATACGCGCCGATGCTGCATGCGGCGTCGGGCTACGACCTGGTGAATCTTTCGTATCAAAACGGACTCGAGCGACCGCTCAACACCGGGATCTATGTCGGCGACGTTCTCGGCGGCACGTATGCTTTCGGCGCAATTCAATCAGCGCTACTGAAACGAGAGCGCAGCGGCTCGGGAGACTACATCGATCTCGCGATGATGGATGGATTGCTCGGGATGCTGATATACGAATATCAGGAAGCGCAGTTTCCGCCGCGTCCGCGCGTAACTACATTTCAACCGACTCGCGCAAAAGACGGCTACGTAATGATCGCGTCGGTAAAGCCCAATAATTTCGATTCCTTGGCGCGCGCCGTGGGGCATCCGGAATGGCTATCGGATCCGCGCTTCAATTCGCTGCGTTCTCGCTCGGAAAATTGGAGCACCTTGATGGCTCTCATCGACGAGTGGGCATCGACTCGGACGGTTGCTGAGTGCGAAGAGATCATCACGCGCGGCGGAGTTCCTTGCTCGCGATATTACACAGTGCGCGAAGCCATAAATCAGCCTCATCTCGAGGAACGCGGCAGCTACGAAATCGTTAACGATGGCGCTGGCGCGTTGAGGATACCGAATCCACCGTTCAAATTTTCGAATGCCGCGTCACGCGCACGCGACTATGTACCTGCGCTCGGCGGCGACAATGATGAGATCCTGTCGCGCGTACTCGGATATTCGGATGCTCAAATCGCGGCGCTTTACGGATCGCGCGTGCTTCATCGCGCGACCGATGCAGACTGA